The DNA segment gtattaaatttccCAACCACAAATTAAAATGTCCAATGAAAAAGCAAATGATAAATATAAGTGAAATACAAAAAGCCCGGATGGGTTCCAAGTTAGACTCGAATGAATTATATACCTACTATCTCAtacaagaaagaaagagagaaataaataacccaaatttttaaaaacaaaacgtCACAAATATGAAATATCCCTCTGTTCCTCCTTCAAAACGGTGCCGTATTATCTCAGAAGGAGAGTGCGGCCGCTGCAAGAAGGCTCAGAACAAGAGACCCAACAGAAATGGACACCATAGAAGAAGACGAGCTTCCCGGCGCCGGCGCCGGCGCCATAGCTATCTCACTGGCGGATGTGGGCGAGGCAGGTGCTGTGGCTTCTGATGATGGAGATGCTTCTGGAGATTGGATTTCCACtgcaaacaaaatcaaattttgaggCATtagtgaattttcttttctatgttagaaagagagagaatctTCAGttcaattctaaaaataaaagttctgaGGAGGTTTGAATCTCCTAAATAATGGATAAGCATAGATCTAAAACCCACAATATAATAATGGGGTAACATCAAGtatttctcggcaaccaaacaaagcaacTATTGATTGATTTCATTTCTACCTACTAAGAGTtcaaaagaaagggaaaaaaaaaacataaaaaatgataattatttgCTTTGTATTGGAATcaaataagcaaataaatatCAGTTTTTCTAAggtcatcaaatatatatagacATAACGTACCAGGAGAACCAGCAGGAGTGATCGAAACtgccaaacaaaaaaatacaagaagATCATTGTCAGGAAAACCCACAAGAGCAGTCAGTAACAAAAAATTTCTGGCAAAAATTCTCAAGTACTAATTTTCCTTGAAACCAAACAGGACGAAAGGAAAAAGCCAAAAATAGGTAGAGAAAGACAAACAGAGATGACTCACGTCCACAGTTACTGACAGAAGGAGCAGAGACGCGGCAGGCAGTAGGGAGATAGATAGCCTTGGTAACGTTCAAAACCACCCCATACTGCGCACTGCTCTTGAAGGCCTCACACAGACACTCCGCGTCCGCCTTCAGCACCGTCTTCAGCCCTGTGCAGCACGTCCCCTCCGGCTTCGACGCGGTGCTCCCGTTCGACACATACGACAGGCAGTCCGCCATGTTCAGTACCAGACTCGAGCAGTCCACCGCCGGCGAAGGAGACGTCTGCTGCGACCCAGCCTCAACGCAGCAAATCCCTACCACAAACAGCATCATAACAACCCTCAACATTGTCTTCATCTTCATCACCATACCGGCGGACTGGATTCTGATGGTGGCCGTGGGAGTAGCGGGGATGGTCTGAACTCTGTAGGGCGTTTGAGAAACGGAAAGGGTAGTGGAGTGTGTAGAGGATGGAGAGTGCCTTTTTTATTaggaggaggaggtggtggtgacATGTGGGAGACTGATGGGAATATGAGAGGAGACGTGTCAACCTGTATCTCGAAATTCGAATTTAGTGGAGACGAGATTTTAGGATTGCATCTAATGCGTGATTTAACAGTGAGAGAGATATTGTTCACTTTACAACTTCCTTTCAATTCACGTTTCTATATTGTCTCCACAATTTATGATTCGTTTGTTTCTTCAAATGCCGCGTGCAATAAGGTATATGATCCTGACCACGTCTATTGAGTCCAAATTCTACTTGGTTTGATCGAGAAGTCGTAGGTTCGAGGCATTTCAGGGTTCCTCAATTTACAATTCTTACCATAGTATAGATTGTTGTAGTTGTATATAGTTGGGATATAGttatgacattaaaaaaatCCGTTGATGATATAAAT comes from the Vitis vinifera cultivar Pinot Noir 40024 chromosome 12, ASM3070453v1 genome and includes:
- the LOC100247017 gene encoding non-specific lipid transfer protein GPI-anchored 31, whose translation is MVMKMKTMLRVVMMLFVVGICCVEAGSQQTSPSPAVDCSSLVLNMADCLSYVSNGSTASKPEGTCCTGLKTVLKADAECLCEAFKSSAQYGVVLNVTKAIYLPTACRVSAPSVSNCGLSITPAGSPVEIQSPEASPSSEATAPASPTSASEIAMAPAPAPGSSSSSMVSISVGSLVLSLLAAAALSF